The sequence below is a genomic window from Draconibacterium halophilum.
TCCTCATCTCCGGGTATTCCAAATACATTGTCCTTAAACCAGGTATCCAATAAAAAGCGTGTCCATTTTTGAGTTTTCCAGGGTGAATTGGTGAAGTTAAACAAGTATGGTATATGAAAACTGGGTTCGTTCCCCATTGAAAACTGTCCTACTAATCCCGTTGCATCCGGCAACTTAGACCAAAACTCGTATTTACTTCTACCTAAACTTTCACGAAAATGCTGATCAAGACCAGACTCAAATGGTTCAATACCTCCAAACAATTCAATGAGACCGTTTATATCTTGTTGCGTTTGCCACCTGTACGTCCAACCGTTGTTTTCATCGTAGTAGGCACGTGCTCCCATGCCCCCATCAAATTTTGGATCAATATCAATCCAATTTCCATTTTCATCTTTCGGCAGGAACATTTTTTGTTCCGGGTGCCATAATTTCTTATAGTTTGAAGCACGCTGTGCAAATGTCTTCTGCACTTTTTCCTCACCTAATTCTCCTGCCATTTGCGAGAGTGCCCAATCGTCATAACTGTGGCCTAATGTAATGGCTACCGACTGACGATTCTCAAAAGGATGAACTCGTTGCACCGTTTCTTTCTCTCCCGGAGCTAATGCCGGATAAAATCCTTTCTCATGATAGAAATCGTCCAATCCACACTTTTCACCATTTCGCCAGGGCAACATAGTCGCTTCTTCGGCATTTTTCAGCATTCCTTCAAAAGCCGTCGCAACATCAAAATTACGTATTCCTTTGCGGTAGGCGTCGAGAAATGAAATAGTTGAGTGAAATCCATTCATACAAGTGTGATCACCATATATCACCGGAAATGTTGGCAGCCAGCCACTTTGCTCGTACATATTTACATACGACTGTAACATGTCTGCTTCCACATCGGGTTGAAGAATGGAACGAAGCGGATGATGAGCCAGGTATGTGTCCCACACCCAATCATCGACATAAAATGGACGTGTACTTTGGTGGATCTGGTTATCAAATCCACTAAAATACCTACCATCTTCAGTAATGTCTACCATTCGTTCGTAACAACGGTAAAGAGCGGTATAAAAGCTCCTCTTATGGGCTTCTGTGCCACCTTTAACTTCTATTTGGTTAATTACCTTATCCCAGGCTAACTTCCCCTGGTTTTTCAGCTCATCAAAAGTTGTTCCTTCCAATTCAGCCTTAAAGTTTTTCTGAGCCTGTTCTTTACTAATAAATGAAGTCGCATATTTGAATTCCAGTGCCTGCGTATTATCGGCTACTGAACTAACTACAAGCCTATTATCTTCGTCTTTCTTTATATCATACTTATTCGCCACCTCTGCATAAACGTAGATTTTTACATTTCGAAAAAATTCAACACCAGATATAGCATTATTTTCAGAAAAAGAATATTGACCTTCTTTATAGTAATGACCGAGCAATAAATTCGCCTTTTGGTTGGCAGGAAATTGGAATCGAAAAATTCCTGATTTTTTACCCGCAGTATATTCCACTGTAACTTCCTCTTCAATCAACTCAGTCATATAATACCACGGTAGGTTTACTTCAAGATCATGATCCCAGGTTAACCTTTTACTCCAGCAATTTTCAGAAAGCTCTCCGGCAATAGGTTTAATAAAAAATGCCTGAGCTACACGATGCGAGATTACATTTAGCGGAAAAGATGATATCTGATCATCCATATAATCAGCTCGATCAGGCGTCATTCGTGTCATTTGATTGGGCAATTGAACCGTTGGCCGTGTTGGCTGTAAAATGTGTCCAACATTACCAATTGTTGGATCAACATATTCAGTAAAGTCCTTAACCGGTTTTTCCTGCTGTTTTTGACTACAGGAGAAACTTATAAGTATGAACAAAAATAATAGTAGGTTCTTCATTGTTATCCAATAATTTGAATGATTTTTTTTGCGTAATGAATGCCAGATTCGGTTAAAAAAGAGGCTGCCAAAAAATAACAGCCTCTCTATTTTTCAAACCAAATCTATATTGTGTTATCAGCAAATTGTGTCATTTTAAATAAGTTGCTTTTTTACAAGTTCATCTTATTTCCAGAGCACAAAATTCTGATGTTATACCCTACTAATCAAACTCAATTAATAGTCTGTGTTTTGAGTCAGGTTAGGATTACGTTGCAATTCGCTTAACGAAATCGGGAATACCAAATCTGTTTCTTTAAAGGTAGCACCGGCAGCATTTTGGGCACCAATTAAATCAACATAAGTAACACTTCCTTTTTCTGTTTCTGAAATAACAGGGAATTTTTTTGTACGCACACAGTCATCCCATATTTTAAATTCTAAAGCGAATTCGCGTAGTCTTTCTGTCCAGCAAGTTTCAATAAATTCCTGATTCGACATGCTCAATAATTCAGTTTTTATTTCAGCTTCCGTTTTTCCTTCGGTGTTAGCACGTGCCTGAATTTTTGCCAAATAGGTAGCCGCTTCATCTGTTACTCCATCGGTTTGAGCAATTGATTCAGCATAATCTAAATACGCTTCTGCCAAACGATAAAAGTTCCAGTCTTTTGTTCCGATACCTGTATTCAACAAAGCGTCTTCATCAAAATAATACCAGCAACCGGCTTGTCCTTCCGGAGCGGTCCACGTTTTACCATTATTTGGATTGGTATATTCCCAGTGAAAAAACTGGTTGGGTTGTATACGAAGATCGTTTTCGTCATAAACATTTAAATACCGGTCAATCGGGCCGTAGGTTCTTTCAAAGATTGAATACGTACCAAATACAGCTGTGGCCGACGATGTAAATGCATAAGTTGGTCTCCAGGAACTACTGCTGATTCCGGCATTGTATTCCAAACTATAAATTACCTCACCCAGATCATCGGTTGTACGCAACTGATTGAAAGCACTGTTTTCTGCCAAATCACTATTTTCTGCCAGCGAATGAGGAGAATCAATAACCATTTTTGAATAGGTTTTTGCATTGCCATAATCTCCCTGATAGAAATAAACATCAGCCAAAGCCATTGCCGCCACATATTTTGAAATACGGTGGCCGTTTGATGCAAATGTTTGTGCAGGCAAATCCTCCACTGCGTCGATTAAATCCCTCTCGATTTGCTCGAAAACAGTTGCAGCTGCAGTTCTTTCGGGATATAAACTCTCTAAAGTTGCAGGCTCCAGTAATAAAGGAACGTCGCCAAATGTTTTCACCAAATAAAAATAGTTAAATGCTCTGAAGAATTTGGCTTCAGCAGTCAATGTGCTGGCAACGCCTTCATTCATTTCAATACCGGGGATACTGGCAATTGCATTGTTAGCAACATTAATTGTACGGTAACAGTTATCCCAAATATCATCAGATGTTCCTGAGATCTCATTTGTATGTCCCTGACGAGTAAGTAAACGAGAATATTTACATACCACTTCCTGGCCTTCGTAGCTATTTACAAAATAGCCTGTAAGCATTCCCAAAATTGATGACTTGGAACCAATATATGCACTTGATGCATGTGCAATTCGTATTGTTGCTCCATTGCGGTACAAATAATTTACGTTTTCAGTAGCCTGAGTTTCTGTTTTGTAATAATCCACATCAGTTAATGATGATTTTGGACTCTCCTCCAGAAATTCGTCGCATGAGGTCATTACGAAGACCCCTATTAATAAGAATAATATTATCTTTTTCATGATCGTTCTAATTATAATTCATTAAAATGTTACATTAACTCCAAACGTCCATGTTCTGGCTCTTGGATAGGAGAAGAATGTCATGTTTTGTCCAAACTGGTCGCCACCTCGCGATGTAGATTCAGGATCGTATCCATTAAAATCGTCTGAACACAACAAAAATGCATTATTTACATTGGTATAAACTCTTATTGCCGCAATACCCATTGACTGACAATAGCTTTGTGGAACAGTGTAACCAAACTGAATCAAGTTAGCTCTTAAATAAGAACCGTCTGCAATCCAACTTGAATCTACGGTTGTATTTTGCCCTGCATGGCCTGAGTTCGTTAAATAAATAGCTTGTTGCATTGTATTTGGGTTCGTTCCATCGTAAGCATCGTATAAAATATTTGACAAACCATTAGTTATACCAAAGCGGTCGTAGGTTGAGTGGTAAAACTGTTGCATTGTTTCAACACCCCAAACAAACTGTAAATCAACAGTTAAATCAAAGTTCCGGTACGAGAAGGTATTGATAAAACTACCAGTCCAGTCAGGCATACCTTTACCAATGATCTCTTTTTCGTTGGTACGTTTAGCACGGCCAATCTGACTGCGCTCAATATCTCCTGCTTCAAAATCTTCAACAGTATAAACACCAAGTCGTTTATAACCAAAGAAACTGCTCAGGTTCTCGCCAACACGCAAGATACTCTCAGAACCTCCAACCCAATAATTCATTTCAATATCTTCGTCGTTGTCGCCAAGACTAAGAATTTCATTTTTATTATAGTTTAGGTTTATTGTTGAATTCCACGTAAAATCGGCTGTTCTTACTGGTGTGGCATCCACCATAATATCAAGTCCCTGGTTTTTTACAGAACCAATGTTTTTGAAGATTGAACTAAAACCGGAAGATGTTGGCAGCGGAGTATTCAGCAACAAGTCAGTTGTCTTTTTGTAATAATATGAAACATCAAAGTTTAAACTATTATCCAATAACCCAACGTTAAAGCCCAAATCCCATTGTGCTGTTTTTTCCCATTTCAAATCAGGGTTAGCAAAAGAGTTTATATATGAATAGGGCGAACGCGAACCATCCATTAATAACGTTCCGGAACTAACTGATGCCAACGAATTGTACGGGCTAATTTCAGAGTTACCTGTTATACCATAGCTGGTATGAATTTTAAGCATATCGATCAATTCGCTGTCTTTTAGGAAATCTTCCTGCGACATATTCCAGGCCAAACCAGCCGATGGGAAAAACGCATATTTGTTATTGGCACCAAACTTGGAAGAACCATCGTAACGACCAGTAACGGTTGCCGAGTATTTATCTTTAAGGGTGTAAGCAACTCTTAAAAAGTATGAATTCATTGCCCAATCGTTGTAGCTTGACGATGGAGCTGAAGGATTTGTTCCTGCACCCATATTATACCATTCGTAAAAATCGTCGCTAAATCCTTCGGTACGTGAGCCATCGTAATTATAGGTACGTTTCTGCCACGAAAGACCGGCCATAGCATTTAAACGGTGGTCGCCAACTACCTTTTTATAAGTCAGGTAAGTTTCTTCCTGCCAATAAAAAGTATTTCGGTGTTGAATCTCGGCCCAACCATTTGGCATTGAAATGTTGTTCAATAAAATGGATGAATAACCTTTATAAGTCCTGTTATGCTTGTCGACACCAAACTGTGTTTTCAAATCCAATCCTTCCATTAAATGAAAGGTTAAAGCAGCATTTCCAAAGATTTGAGTATTGTAGTTCATCCGTTTCTGCAAATCCAGTATCATTGCCGGATTAGACATTCCTTCAAATCCAAATGTATCAGACAGTGAAGAAGTTGAAGAAGTGGTATAATTACCATCAGCATCTCTAACAGGCAGCCATGGCAACATTTCTATCATTGTGCGTCGTGCATCTTGTCCACCACCAGTTTCAGGCGTGTAACGTCCCCACGAGTGATTAACCATTAAATTTATACCTGTTGACAACCATTTAGTTGGTTCGCCATCGTATGTAAGTTTGGCATTTACCCTTTTGCTGAAGGTGTTATTAACGACTCCCTGCTGGTCGGTATAATTCAGGAAAGCACCTGTTGAAGACTTTTTACCCGACTGCTGAATATTTAACTGATGATTGTGCGAAATAGCCGTTCGTGTTGCTTCTTTTTGCCAATCAGTATCATATAAAGGATTTCCCTGTCCATCAAAATAGCTTCCGTCGGTAAACCAATCGGTGCGGTTAAGCGACCAATCGTACCCCATGTAGTTGTTTTCATTTTCAAGACCAATCATAAATGCATCTGTCCACTCCTGGGCATTCAGTACATCCATAAACCGAGCAACGGTGCTAACACCAACCGATCCCTGGTAGCTTACAACCGTTCCTTCGCTACCTGTTTTTCCTCGCTTGGTAGTTACTAAAATAACACCATTTGCACCTCGTGCACCATAAATGGCGGTGGCAGAAGCATCTTTCAGTACTTCAATACTTTCAATATCATTTGGGTTCATTAAACCAAAATTCTCCATAACAACACCATCAACAACATACAATGGATCTGTAGAAGAATTAATAGTAGACATCCCGCGGATAACAACACGACTTTGATAGGCTCCCGGCTGTGATGAGTTTGAATAAATATTTACACCAGAGGCCTTACCTCTGAGGTTGTCTAACGGACTAAAATTCTGAGATTTTACCAACTCCTCGCCTTCGGTTTTTGAAATTGAGCCTGTTACATCACGTTTTCGCATGGTACCGTAACCTATGGCAACAACCTCTTCAATACCAATAGTTTCGTCTTCCATTGATATATTAATTACAGATTTACCTGCTACACTTACTTCCTGCGTTTTCATTCCCACAAAAGAAAACTGTAACACATCATTGTCGGATACACCGGTAATTGAGTATTCACCATTGTTATTTGTAACGGTACCATTTGATGTTCCTTTTACAATTACCGTTACTCCCGGTAAAGGTTGTTCTCCAACGTCGGTAACAATACCAGACACACTTTGTTGGGTGCCACGCATATTAATATTACCGGCATTTTGGCCATCCATTTCAGCAGGATAGAGCATAATATGTCGGTCGTATGTAACGTAGCTTACATCGGTTCCATCAAAAACAACATCCAGAATTTCATCAATTTTTTGATCGTTCAACTCCACCGATACTTTCCGGTTCATATCGATCAATTCAGAACTATAGGCAAAATGAAATTCCGACTTTTTTTCGATCTCGTCAAGCACTTCCACAACTTTTTTGTTGTGCATTGCCAATGTCAGTTTGGTTGATTGACTATATACATTTGCCGAAACTTGCATCAGCCCAACCATTAAAAACAAAAATGTTAGTTTCATAAGCTTTAAGCTTTTACTCCAAAAGGAAGGCAAACCTCTTCCCTGGATTAGGATTTTTTTCATAGTTTTACATTGATTTAATTTATAATTTAATTTACCGTTTGCCGATGGTAAATACTAACCGGAAGTGTTACCGCACTTTCGGTTTTTTTATCTCGACAATTCTCTTATTTTTTTCTGATCTAGTTTAAACACAATCACATTCTTTTCTTGTTTCGTTTTTATTGGTGCAATCTTCTCCATAATTTGGATTATCTCGTCAAGCGGCTCGTTCTTAATTGTGAAGGTAAAATGAAAGTCTTTTAACTCTTCCGCAAACTCAAACTCTTGATTGTATCTTTTCTCCAATCGTTTCAACACCTCAACAAGTGGTTGGTTATAAATATTCAGCATGCCGTCTTTCCACGACGTATACTTTATTGTATTTACTTTACTGATATTTAATTGATTGTTTGCCTTTACAAATGATGCTCTTTCTCCGGGGCTCAGAAAACACTGGAATGAGGATACTTCAGAACTTAAAAGCTGAACTTTTCCTGATTCTAAAACTACATCAATATTCTCCGATTCAGGATAAGCAGAAACATTAAACCGTGTTCCGTGTACTTTTACCTGAATGTCTCCGCTGCTTACCACAAAAGAAAGCTGTTCATCTTTCGTGACTTGAAAATAGGCTTCACCATCAAGCCTCACTTCGCGGTTATTGTCAGCAAACCCATTATTGTAAGCTATCTTCGATCCTGAATTAAGCCATACAAGTGAACCATCAGGCAATTTTACTTTTGATATTTGCCCGTTTTCTGCTTCAACCTGCGTGTACCAATTGGGTTCCTGTTTATCTTGGTTCGAAATAAAATAGGCGCCTCCTCCTAAACTAAGTACAAAAAAGAAGATGGCTGCAATCCGAACCAACTGGTTCACCTTATCTGAATACTGCCATCTTTTGAAACTTTTTTGTAACATCTGATCTTGAATAGTAAGCCAGCTTTGTTCACTTCCTTTCGGAAGTGCATTTTCATTCTGACTCTTTTTCCAAACTAACCTAGAACTATTATAAACTATGCGATTTTCTTTTTTTCGAAGCCACTTCAACAATTGCATCTGCTCTGTTGCCGATGCTCTTCCTTCCAAATATTTAACTATTATCTCTTTCATGTTGTATTCTGATAGGAGTACACATAAAGTGAAAAAACCCTACCCCTTTTATTAAAATTTATTTTGAAATTATTTATTGGCCAGTAGAATTACTGACTTTTAACAACTTACCACATCATTACCATATCTGTCAATCCAGCAATAGGGTTATAATAATGATAAGCATTGGATATTGGTTCATCAATTTTTTCCGAATCTGCTCCTTGGCCTTCGCAATATGTTTTTCAACCATCTTTAAGCTGATTCCAATTTCTTCCGCCACCTCTTTTTGTTTTCGGCCTTCAATCTTACAAAGTGTAAATACCTGTTTCATTTTATCAGGTAGTTCATCCACTGCTTCCTGAAATGACTCAATGAGTTGCTCCTCCAGGCTTTTTTCTTCCTTTCCTAAAAAATCAATCTGGTACAAATACTGAAGTTCACTCACCTCTTCCACATCAATAGAAAAAGTAGTTTTTTCCATTTTTTCATTTCTAAGGAAATTAAGGCAGTTATTTCTAAGAATTACAAAAAGGAAACTTTCAATAGAATGTTCAGTTTTTATGGAATTGCGTTTTTCCCATAGCGTAATAAATGTTTCCTGAATTAAATCTTCTACTTTATTATCGTCGGACACAAACAGTTTACAATATCCTTTAAGACGTGGATAAAGCATGCGGAACACGTCTTTGAAGGCTGCCGGATTCCCTTTCTTAATTTGTACGTTAGTTTGAATGTCGAACATCTATTTTAGTTGGTTAGTTGTCGCAAAATAAGTAAAATTAATTAACACATAAAATCAGTTTTATCAGGTTGTAATAACAAAAGGCCCTGCTAAACAGCAGAGCCTTCATCTATATTTTCAAGTTTGTTATTACAAACACTTCTTACTTGAGCCATTCTTATTTCCGGTAACTTCCCAAGTATTTCCGGAGTTGAGCAACTCATCAACACAAGTTACTTTGCGTGTTTTTTGTACCTCTTTAATTTGCGCTTCCATTTCAATATCGTAAACAGGAGCCGGTACTGCACGAATTACTCCAAATGCAACAGGGAAATCAGGCAAAGCCATATTTATTAAAGCCAAATGCAGAGTCGGATCAACTTCCTGTGCATCATGTACAAGAATATCAGCCTCAGTTACACCGTTTTCGCCAACCTTAACTACTTTCAATTTTCCTTTATCGAATACCAATCCTTTTTCATTTTCGGCACCAAACAGCATTGGTTTTCCGTGTTCAAGAACAAGCTGACGGTCGGCACGGTGATTTGGATCGGTAATCGCATTGTGGATACCGTTGTTGAAGATCACACAGTTTTGAAGTACCTCAACAATAGAAGTGCCTTTATGCTTGGCAGCTGTTTCAAAAATCGCCTGGCTCAACTTCAGGTTACTGTCAATTGAACGGGCATAAAACGAACCACGAGCACCTACAACAAGCTGTCCCGGCACAAATGGATCTTCAACTGTTCCGAATGGCGAAGTTTTACTCACAAACCCACGGTCGGAAGTTGGAGAATACTGACCTTTTGTTAAACCATAAATGCGGTTGTTAAACAACACTACGTTTACATCAATATTTCTTCTTATCAGGTGTATAAAGTGGTTACCGCCAATGGCCATTGAGTCACCGTCACCAGTCATTACCCAAACACTTAAATCGGGGTTAGCGGCTTTTACTCCGGAAGCGACAGCAGTTGCGCGCCCGTGAATGGTATGAAAACCAAAAGTATTCATATAATAAGGGAAACGCGAAGAACAGCCGATACCCGAGATTACTGCAAATTTCTCTTTAGGAATTCCCATTCCGGCCATTGTTCGTTGAACGGCATTAATAATGGCAAAGTCGCCACAACCGGCACACCAACGTACTTCGTTCTCGCTTTTAAAATCTTTTATAGTATATTTTACATCAGTCATTGTTTAGTCCTCCAAAAGTTTAGTAATACTTTCTTTTAATTCGCTAACAGTAAATGGCAAACCTTTTACCTTATTGGCCTGGTAATAGCTGAATTCAGGCAACTCATTACGCAAATAGGCTGCAAACTGACCAAGATTCAGCTCGCAAACAATAATCTTCTTGAATTTACTGAATACTTCTTTTGTATTTTTTGGAAGCGGCTTGATGTAGTTGAAATGAGCCAGACTCACACTTTTACCGGCAAGACGCATTTCGCGAACAGAGCTGGCAGTATGTCCAAAAGTTCCTCCCCAGCTCACAACCAAAATATCTCCTCCGTCTTCGTCGCCACAAATTTCCAAATCAGGAATCATGTCAACTACACGCTGTACTTTTTCTTCTCTGATTTCACTGTTTTTCTGGTGATTCTCCGGATCGTGACTAACCGTTCCGGTAACATTCTTTTCAAGGCCACCAATTCGATGCTCAAATCCTGCCATTCCCGGATGAGCCCACTCGCGTGCCAGTGTTGCCACATCGCGTTTATAAGCCAAAAATTCGTCGCTGTCTTTAGCAATTCGCGGAGTAATAGATGGCATATCGGCCATTGTAGGAATTTTCCATGGCTCGCTACCGTTTCCTAAGAAT
It includes:
- a CDS encoding RagB/SusD family nutrient uptake outer membrane protein, translating into MKKIILFLLIGVFVMTSCDEFLEESPKSSLTDVDYYKTETQATENVNYLYRNGATIRIAHASSAYIGSKSSILGMLTGYFVNSYEGQEVVCKYSRLLTRQGHTNEISGTSDDIWDNCYRTINVANNAIASIPGIEMNEGVASTLTAEAKFFRAFNYFYLVKTFGDVPLLLEPATLESLYPERTAAATVFEQIERDLIDAVEDLPAQTFASNGHRISKYVAAMALADVYFYQGDYGNAKTYSKMVIDSPHSLAENSDLAENSAFNQLRTTDDLGEVIYSLEYNAGISSSSWRPTYAFTSSATAVFGTYSIFERTYGPIDRYLNVYDENDLRIQPNQFFHWEYTNPNNGKTWTAPEGQAGCWYYFDEDALLNTGIGTKDWNFYRLAEAYLDYAESIAQTDGVTDEAATYLAKIQARANTEGKTEAEIKTELLSMSNQEFIETCWTERLREFALEFKIWDDCVRTKKFPVISETEKGSVTYVDLIGAQNAAGATFKETDLVFPISLSELQRNPNLTQNTDY
- a CDS encoding TonB-dependent receptor; amino-acid sequence: MKLTFLFLMVGLMQVSANVYSQSTKLTLAMHNKKVVEVLDEIEKKSEFHFAYSSELIDMNRKVSVELNDQKIDEILDVVFDGTDVSYVTYDRHIMLYPAEMDGQNAGNINMRGTQQSVSGIVTDVGEQPLPGVTVIVKGTSNGTVTNNNGEYSITGVSDNDVLQFSFVGMKTQEVSVAGKSVINISMEDETIGIEEVVAIGYGTMRKRDVTGSISKTEGEELVKSQNFSPLDNLRGKASGVNIYSNSSQPGAYQSRVVIRGMSTINSSTDPLYVVDGVVMENFGLMNPNDIESIEVLKDASATAIYGARGANGVILVTTKRGKTGSEGTVVSYQGSVGVSTVARFMDVLNAQEWTDAFMIGLENENNYMGYDWSLNRTDWFTDGSYFDGQGNPLYDTDWQKEATRTAISHNHQLNIQQSGKKSSTGAFLNYTDQQGVVNNTFSKRVNAKLTYDGEPTKWLSTGINLMVNHSWGRYTPETGGGQDARRTMIEMLPWLPVRDADGNYTTSSTSSLSDTFGFEGMSNPAMILDLQKRMNYNTQIFGNAALTFHLMEGLDLKTQFGVDKHNRTYKGYSSILLNNISMPNGWAEIQHRNTFYWQEETYLTYKKVVGDHRLNAMAGLSWQKRTYNYDGSRTEGFSDDFYEWYNMGAGTNPSAPSSSYNDWAMNSYFLRVAYTLKDKYSATVTGRYDGSSKFGANNKYAFFPSAGLAWNMSQEDFLKDSELIDMLKIHTSYGITGNSEISPYNSLASVSSGTLLMDGSRSPYSYINSFANPDLKWEKTAQWDLGFNVGLLDNSLNFDVSYYYKKTTDLLLNTPLPTSSGFSSIFKNIGSVKNQGLDIMVDATPVRTADFTWNSTINLNYNKNEILSLGDNDEDIEMNYWVGGSESILRVGENLSSFFGYKRLGVYTVEDFEAGDIERSQIGRAKRTNEKEIIGKGMPDWTGSFINTFSYRNFDLTVDLQFVWGVETMQQFYHSTYDRFGITNGLSNILYDAYDGTNPNTMQQAIYLTNSGHAGQNTTVDSSWIADGSYLRANLIQFGYTVPQSYCQSMGIAAIRVYTNVNNAFLLCSDDFNGYDPESTSRGGDQFGQNMTFFSYPRARTWTFGVNVTF
- a CDS encoding RNA polymerase sigma factor, with product MFDIQTNVQIKKGNPAAFKDVFRMLYPRLKGYCKLFVSDDNKVEDLIQETFITLWEKRNSIKTEHSIESFLFVILRNNCLNFLRNEKMEKTTFSIDVEEVSELQYLYQIDFLGKEEKSLEEQLIESFQEAVDELPDKMKQVFTLCKIEGRKQKEVAEEIGISLKMVEKHIAKAKEQIRKKLMNQYPMLIIIITLLLD
- a CDS encoding 2-oxoacid:ferredoxin oxidoreductase subunit beta codes for the protein MTDVKYTIKDFKSENEVRWCAGCGDFAIINAVQRTMAGMGIPKEKFAVISGIGCSSRFPYYMNTFGFHTIHGRATAVASGVKAANPDLSVWVMTGDGDSMAIGGNHFIHLIRRNIDVNVVLFNNRIYGLTKGQYSPTSDRGFVSKTSPFGTVEDPFVPGQLVVGARGSFYARSIDSNLKLSQAIFETAAKHKGTSIVEVLQNCVIFNNGIHNAITDPNHRADRQLVLEHGKPMLFGAENEKGLVFDKGKLKVVKVGENGVTEADILVHDAQEVDPTLHLALINMALPDFPVAFGVIRAVPAPVYDIEMEAQIKEVQKTRKVTCVDELLNSGNTWEVTGNKNGSSKKCL
- a CDS encoding GH92 family glycosyl hydrolase, which codes for MKNLLLFLFILISFSCSQKQQEKPVKDFTEYVDPTIGNVGHILQPTRPTVQLPNQMTRMTPDRADYMDDQISSFPLNVISHRVAQAFFIKPIAGELSENCWSKRLTWDHDLEVNLPWYYMTELIEEEVTVEYTAGKKSGIFRFQFPANQKANLLLGHYYKEGQYSFSENNAISGVEFFRNVKIYVYAEVANKYDIKKDEDNRLVVSSVADNTQALEFKYATSFISKEQAQKNFKAELEGTTFDELKNQGKLAWDKVINQIEVKGGTEAHKRSFYTALYRCYERMVDITEDGRYFSGFDNQIHQSTRPFYVDDWVWDTYLAHHPLRSILQPDVEADMLQSYVNMYEQSGWLPTFPVIYGDHTCMNGFHSTISFLDAYRKGIRNFDVATAFEGMLKNAEEATMLPWRNGEKCGLDDFYHEKGFYPALAPGEKETVQRVHPFENRQSVAITLGHSYDDWALSQMAGELGEEKVQKTFAQRASNYKKLWHPEQKMFLPKDENGNWIDIDPKFDGGMGARAYYDENNGWTYRWQTQQDINGLIELFGGIEPFESGLDQHFRESLGRSKYEFWSKLPDATGLVGQFSMGNEPSFHIPYLFNFTNSPWKTQKWTRFLLDTWFKDNVFGIPGDEDGGGMSAFVVFSAMGFYPVTPGIPEYTITSPLFEEVTINLENGNKFKVCAAGLSVEKKYIQSARLNGKTMEKPWFTHEDLMSGGVLELEMGRLPNKKLWN
- a CDS encoding FecR family protein, translated to MKEIIVKYLEGRASATEQMQLLKWLRKKENRIVYNSSRLVWKKSQNENALPKGSEQSWLTIQDQMLQKSFKRWQYSDKVNQLVRIAAIFFFVLSLGGGAYFISNQDKQEPNWYTQVEAENGQISKVKLPDGSLVWLNSGSKIAYNNGFADNNREVRLDGEAYFQVTKDEQLSFVVSSGDIQVKVHGTRFNVSAYPESENIDVVLESGKVQLLSSEVSSFQCFLSPGERASFVKANNQLNISKVNTIKYTSWKDGMLNIYNQPLVEVLKRLEKRYNQEFEFAEELKDFHFTFTIKNEPLDEIIQIMEKIAPIKTKQEKNVIVFKLDQKKIRELSR